One part of the Desulfonema ishimotonii genome encodes these proteins:
- a CDS encoding isoprenyl transferase encodes MNSNLPSGKSEGPDPEKIPAHIAMIMDGNGRWARKRLMNRVKGHEQGARVVRDVVRACSDMGVSFLTLYAFSTENWGRAKLEVSALMMILKNFLRSERPDMMANNIRLNAIGQIGRLPEAVRKTLAETMALTANNTGMVLSLALSYGSRAEITEMVREIAGKVRAGEMAPDDITPEVISGHLYTKDMPDPDLLIRTSGEMRISNFLLWQIAYSEIFVTDTLWPDFSKEELLRILQAYQRRDRRFGKIKVSE; translated from the coding sequence TTGAATTCTAATCTCCCGTCCGGGAAATCCGAAGGGCCCGATCCTGAGAAAATCCCCGCGCATATCGCCATGATTATGGACGGCAACGGGCGGTGGGCCCGGAAACGCCTGATGAACCGGGTCAAAGGCCATGAGCAGGGTGCCAGGGTCGTCCGGGATGTGGTCCGGGCGTGCAGCGATATGGGGGTTTCCTTCCTGACCCTCTATGCCTTTTCAACGGAGAACTGGGGACGGGCAAAGCTGGAAGTCTCTGCGCTGATGATGATTCTGAAGAATTTTCTCCGGTCCGAACGCCCCGACATGATGGCCAACAACATCCGGCTCAACGCCATCGGTCAGATCGGGCGGCTGCCCGAGGCGGTTCGGAAAACCCTGGCGGAGACAATGGCCCTGACGGCAAATAACACCGGAATGGTCCTCAGCCTGGCCCTGAGCTACGGCAGCCGGGCGGAGATCACTGAGATGGTCCGGGAGATCGCCGGGAAGGTCAGGGCGGGTGAGATGGCCCCGGATGACATTACCCCGGAGGTGATTTCCGGCCACCTGTACACAAAGGATATGCCGGACCCGGACCTGCTGATCCGAACCAGCGGGGAGATGCGGATCAGCAACTTCCTCCTGTGGCAGATCGCCTATTCGGAAATTTTTGTCACCGACACCCTGTGGCCGGATTTCAGCAAAGAAGAGCTTCTTCGTATTCTTCAGGCGTATCAGCGCCGTGATCGCAGATTCGGGAAAATAAAGGTCTCTGAATAA
- the frr gene encoding ribosome recycling factor — MIESTYQDTRDKMGKTIEALKKELMRVRTGRASLSLLDGIRVDYYGTLTPLNQMASVAIPESRLITIQPWDVSALRDIEKAILKSDLGLTPSNDGKLIRLAIPPLTAERRRDLVKVVNKICEEYKVAVRNIRRDSNEMIKGFKKDGDIAEDDAFRAQDEIQKITDGYIRDIEGIHKEKEKEILEF; from the coding sequence ATGATTGAATCTACATATCAGGACACCCGTGACAAAATGGGGAAGACCATTGAGGCGCTGAAAAAGGAGCTGATGCGGGTCAGAACGGGACGTGCCTCCCTGTCGCTGCTGGACGGGATACGGGTCGATTATTACGGAACCCTGACGCCGCTGAACCAGATGGCTTCTGTGGCGATTCCCGAAAGCAGGCTGATCACCATCCAGCCCTGGGATGTGTCGGCGCTTAGGGATATCGAGAAGGCCATATTGAAATCCGATCTGGGGCTGACACCGTCAAACGACGGAAAGCTGATCCGGCTGGCCATCCCCCCGCTCACAGCGGAGCGCCGCCGGGATCTCGTCAAAGTCGTCAACAAGATCTGCGAGGAATACAAGGTGGCCGTCCGCAATATCCGCCGGGACTCGAACGAGATGATCAAAGGGTTTAAAAAGGACGGGGATATCGCAGAGGATGATGCGTTCCGGGCACAGGATGAGATTCAGAAGATAACGGACGGCTATATCCGGGATATCGAGGGCATCCACAAAGAAAAAGAGAAAGAGATCCTTGAATTCTAA